From a region of the Gossypium raimondii isolate GPD5lz chromosome 10, ASM2569854v1, whole genome shotgun sequence genome:
- the LOC128033807 gene encoding uncharacterized protein LOC128033807 translates to MNINGKFQQEDGEEMKGARRFRNIGWRNMTQTMAFITIPRPLSLLASSTKDSWSSASVHCSYSKKSSRFSTNSRGLNRDCKAIFWNFGSFRRQYLSQLTAMLMTFKDDGRDGSEAKYDREFFSKLLFQVPISEMKFLSKLAFLCNIAYVIPKIEVCFFLFSF, encoded by the exons ATGAATATTAATGGCAAATTTCAACAAGAAGATGGAGAAGAGATGAAAGGTGCTAGAAGGTTTAGAAACATTGGTTGGAG GAATATGACTCAAACCATGGCTTTTATAACAATACCCAGACCTCTCTCCCTGCTAGCAAGCTCGACAAAAGATTCATGGAGCTCAGCAAGTGTTCATTGTTCTTATTCCAAAAAGAGCTCCCGTTTCTCTACCAATAGCAGGGGATTAAACAGAGATTGCAAGGCGATATTTTGGAATTTCGGTTCTTTTCGCCGTCAATATTTATCACAATTGACTGCAATGCTGATGACGTTTAAAGATGACGGTAGAGATGGAAGTGAAGCGAAATATGATCGTGAATTCTTCTCAAAATTACTGTTCCAAGTACCCATTTCTGAGATGAAGTTTTTGTCTAAACTTGCCTTCTTGTGTAACATAGCTTATGTGATTCCAAAAATCGAGGtgtgcttttttcttttttctttttaa
- the LOC105774903 gene encoding phospholipase A1 PLIP1, chloroplastic, translating to MAAHQSFHSSPFEWIICDDPIRHTRIFVIQGPDSLTSWWRVLFFHPTKFEGKLDVFVHKGMYEAAKVIYEKVIPHAVDFLQTHGEHARFQFTGHSLGGSIAVLVSLMLLIRNVVRCSMVEPVVTFGSPFVLCGGRKLLDAQIYNVIMHRDIVPRGFSCNIPGFLISILKLFKRSLHSHPCLNENKFMYSPLGELLILQPNAKSSPGHPLLPPGTAFYALDTTGCKDTSNAAINGFLNSPHPLQTLFDGKAYGDDGTVSLNHDSSSYLKAIKGVLRLHIRATIVPKLREKKSLLWPLLVSPSPNSWQHERNPKPAN from the exons ATGGCCGCCCATCAATCATTTCATTCATCTCCGTTCGAATGGATTATTTGCGATGATCCAATCAGGCATACTCGGATTTTTGTGATTCAG GGCCCAGACTCCTTGACATCTTGGTGGCGAGTCCTCTTCTTTCATCCAACTAAATTTGAG GGGAAACTAGACGTGTTTGTTCACAAAGGAATGTATGAAGCCGCAAAGGTTATATATGAAAAAGTGATCCCACACGCTGTGGACTTTTTACAAACACACGGTGAGCATGCTAGGTTTCAATTCACCGGTCATTCACTAGGCGGAAGCATTGCTGTACTCGTTAGCTTGATGCTGTTAATCAGGAATGTGGTGAGATGTTCGATGGTTGAGCCCGTTGTGACCTTTGGGTCACCATTTGTGTTATGTGGAGGCCGAAAGTTACTTGATGCCCAGATTTACAATGTCATAATGCATCGAGACATTGTCCCTAGAGGCTTCTCCTGCAATATTCCTGGTTTTCTTATCTCAATTCTCAAGCTTTTCAAGCGTTCCTTACATTCACACCCTTGTCTAAATGAGAAT AAATTTATGTACTCTCCACTAGGAGAACTGTTGATTCTCCAACCAAATGCAAAATCATCACCTGGGCATCCATTGCTTCCTCCTGGGACTGCTTTTTATGCTTTAGACACCACCGGATGTAAAGACACTTCCAATGCTGCCATCAATGGCTTCCTTAATTCTCCTCACCCACTTCAAACTCTATTTGATGGAAAAGCCTATGGCGACGATGGAACTGTATCATTGAATCATGACTCCAGCAGCTATTTAAAAGCCATTAAAGGGGTTTTAAGGCTCCATATAAGGGCCACGATTGTCCCAAagctaagagaaaagaaaagcttgtTATGGCCATTGCTTGTGTCACCATCTCCGAATTCATGGCAGCATGAAAGAAATCCAAAACCAGCAAATTAG